In Anaerolineae bacterium, the following are encoded in one genomic region:
- a CDS encoding iron ABC transporter substrate-binding protein, whose product MSRKSALILSLALLATATLPSLAQDSSEHLVVYSGRSEGLIAPLLEQFVTETGITVDVRYGSTAEMAATILEEGENSPADLFIAQDAGALGALAAAGRLLPLPSDILERVPAAYRSPQNLWIGLSGRARVLAYNTTLVNEATLPASILDLASEAWAGRVGWAPTNGSFQAHITALRVLLGDDATRNWLAAMQANRTVAYDNNRAVLQAVIDGEIAAGLINHYYLYPFLDVNPALPVRLYYFPEGDAGSLINVAGVGIVNTTHQPGLSQRLILYLLGRSAQQYFATATYEYPLVDGVDPDPRLTPLNLIAAPVIDLSDLADLQTTLDMLAETGVLP is encoded by the coding sequence ATGTCCCGTAAGTCCGCGCTGATCCTCTCCCTGGCGCTGCTGGCAACCGCCACCCTGCCCTCGCTGGCCCAGGATAGTAGTGAACACCTGGTCGTCTACTCCGGTCGTAGCGAGGGACTCATTGCCCCGCTTCTGGAGCAGTTTGTCACAGAAACCGGCATTACCGTCGATGTCCGTTATGGTTCAACAGCAGAGATGGCAGCGACCATCCTCGAGGAGGGTGAAAACAGCCCGGCTGATCTCTTCATCGCCCAGGACGCCGGTGCGCTGGGAGCCCTGGCGGCTGCCGGACGCTTGTTGCCGCTGCCATCCGATATTCTGGAACGAGTTCCGGCGGCCTATCGCTCACCGCAGAACCTGTGGATCGGGCTGTCAGGTCGAGCGCGTGTGCTGGCCTATAACACCACGCTGGTCAACGAGGCAACCCTGCCAGCCTCGATCCTTGACCTTGCCAGCGAGGCATGGGCCGGGCGGGTCGGCTGGGCGCCAACCAATGGTTCCTTCCAGGCTCACATCACTGCCCTGCGCGTCCTGCTGGGCGATGACGCCACGCGCAACTGGCTGGCCGCCATGCAGGCTAACAGAACTGTTGCCTACGACAATAACCGCGCCGTCCTTCAGGCAGTGATTGACGGGGAAATTGCCGCCGGTCTGATCAACCATTACTACCTGTACCCCTTCCTGGATGTCAATCCAGCTCTGCCAGTCAGGCTGTACTATTTCCCCGAGGGAGATGCTGGTTCGCTGATTAACGTGGCCGGCGTCGGTATTGTCAACACCACTCATCAGCCCGGTCTCAGCCAGCGTCTGATCCTGTACCTGCTTGGCCGTAGCGCACAACAATACTTCGCCACTGCCACGTATGAATACCCGCTGGTCGATGGCGTCGATCCGGATCCGCGCCTGACACCGCTGAACCTGATTGCAGCGCCAGTAATCGACCTGAGCGATCTGGCCGATCTGCAAACAACGCTGGACATGCTGGCGGAGACCGGCGTTCTTCCGTAA
- a CDS encoding CBS domain-containing protein — MPDHDRRARDTMKNLLVKDWMTTDVICVPPDMVLPDAAALMRKKRIRRLPVVDEHGVLIGIISQSDILAAKPSQATSLDIWEINYLLSRLKIRKVMTRDPLTVFPESTIKEAAQIMHDHKIGGLPVVDEQRHVVGIITESDIFRILIAWFNEKIGETEQQAST, encoded by the coding sequence ATGCCTGACCACGACAGAAGGGCAAGGGACACGATGAAAAACCTGCTCGTCAAGGACTGGATGACTACTGACGTGATCTGTGTTCCGCCGGACATGGTCCTGCCCGACGCCGCCGCCCTGATGCGCAAGAAGCGCATTCGCCGCCTGCCCGTCGTGGACGAACACGGCGTGTTGATCGGCATCATTTCCCAGTCCGACATTCTGGCCGCCAAACCTTCCCAGGCAACTTCGCTGGATATCTGGGAAATCAACTATTTGCTTTCCCGGCTCAAAATCCGGAAGGTGATGACAAGAGACCCCCTGACCGTGTTTCCCGAAAGCACCATCAAGGAGGCCGCACAGATCATGCATGACCACAAGATCGGCGGCCTGCCTGTAGTCGACGAGCAACGCCACGTAGTCGGGATCATCACCGAAAGCGATATCTTCCGAATCCTGATCGCCTGGTTCAACGAGAAAATCGGCGAAACAGAACAACAGGCTTCTACCTGA
- a CDS encoding dipeptidase, which produces MDAHLYARTYQQRSLEELIALLRIPSISTLPAHQADVRTAADWLVAHLRGIGLESRLYETAGHPIVYAQWLGAGASPTVLIYGHYDVQPPDPIQEWHTPPFEPTLRDGRLYARGASDDKGQLFAHIKAVEALLRTEGRLPVNVKFIIEGEEETGSPNLAPFIRAHQDLLVADVVLVSDTHSRSLEQPSIVYALRGMAYMELEVRGPKRDLHSGTYGGAVHNPAQALCELIARLHNDNGTVTVPGFYDRVRPLDEEERAALNQAPYTEAALKAETGVQAAWGEAEYRLHERIGARPTLEVNGLVSGWTGEGAKTVLPAKALAKISCRLVADQDPQEIYHLVRDYIARITPPTVSTEVRLLHYGLPAITDRHSPAVQAAVAAYEEGWGARPIFTREGGSIPIVAEFQSSLRAPVVLMGFGLPDDALHAPNEKLTLECFWRGIATSISFITRAAALPVRD; this is translated from the coding sequence ATGGACGCCCATCTTTATGCCAGAACGTATCAGCAGCGCTCCCTGGAAGAACTGATTGCGCTGCTGCGCATCCCCAGCATCAGCACCCTGCCAGCCCACCAGGCCGATGTCCGTACCGCGGCAGACTGGCTTGTTGCTCATTTGAGGGGCATTGGTCTTGAGTCCCGGCTTTATGAGACTGCCGGGCACCCGATTGTCTATGCCCAGTGGCTGGGTGCCGGGGCTTCGCCAACAGTGCTGATCTACGGCCATTATGACGTTCAGCCGCCCGATCCCATTCAGGAGTGGCACACCCCGCCCTTTGAGCCAACGCTGCGGGATGGCCGCCTGTATGCTCGCGGCGCCTCGGATGACAAGGGCCAGCTCTTCGCTCACATCAAAGCGGTGGAAGCCCTGTTGCGGACTGAGGGACGCCTGCCCGTCAATGTCAAATTCATTATTGAAGGCGAAGAGGAAACCGGCTCACCTAACTTAGCGCCGTTTATCCGTGCGCATCAGGACTTGCTGGTGGCTGATGTGGTGTTGGTCTCTGATACACACTCTCGTTCGCTGGAGCAGCCGTCGATTGTGTATGCTCTGCGCGGCATGGCCTATATGGAGCTGGAGGTGAGGGGGCCAAAGCGTGACCTCCATTCCGGGACCTATGGCGGCGCAGTGCACAATCCGGCTCAGGCATTGTGTGAGTTGATTGCCCGGCTGCACAACGACAACGGCACAGTGACGGTGCCCGGCTTCTATGATCGCGTGCGTCCGCTCGATGAGGAGGAACGGGCAGCGCTCAACCAGGCGCCGTATACCGAAGCGGCGTTGAAGGCCGAGACCGGTGTACAGGCCGCCTGGGGTGAAGCCGAATACCGCCTCCACGAGCGTATCGGAGCGCGGCCAACGCTGGAGGTCAATGGTCTGGTGAGCGGCTGGACCGGCGAGGGAGCCAAGACCGTCCTGCCAGCGAAAGCACTAGCCAAGATCAGTTGCCGGCTGGTTGCTGATCAGGATCCGCAAGAGATCTACCACCTGGTACGGGATTACATCGCCCGGATCACACCGCCGACGGTCAGCACAGAGGTGCGGCTATTGCACTATGGATTGCCTGCCATCACTGATCGGCATTCACCAGCCGTACAGGCGGCGGTAGCTGCATACGAGGAGGGCTGGGGCGCGCGGCCCATCTTTACACGGGAAGGCGGTTCCATCCCGATCGTGGCTGAATTCCAGTCCAGCCTCAGAGCGCCGGTGGTGCTGATGGGATTTGGCCTGCCTGATGACGCTTTGCACGCGCCGAATGAGAAACTGACGCTGGAATGCTTCTGGCGCGGTATCGCCACATCGATCAGCTTTATCACTCGCGCAGCAGCATTGCCGGTCCGCGACTGA
- a CDS encoding glycosyltransferase family 2 protein: MPPSAASTALNRPRHRETGVETQPLTLSVIIPCYNEKPTIAEIIRRVKAVNRATEIIVVDDGSRDGTRDILKTFENDPIVRVILHSHNQGKGAAVRTGFAAATGDIVLIQDADLEYDPRDYPSLLRPIEEGIAKVVYGSRFRGGPTKAMFFWNMVANRMLTLLTNILYNTILTDMETCYKVFRREIVQQIPLHARGFEFEPEITAKVLKRGHRIYEVPISYNGREWEEGKKIRWHDAPRAAWTLLRYRFVD; this comes from the coding sequence ATGCCCCCATCGGCAGCATCGACGGCCCTGAACCGTCCGCGTCACAGGGAGACAGGTGTGGAAACCCAGCCGTTGACCTTAAGTGTGATCATCCCCTGCTATAACGAAAAGCCGACCATTGCCGAGATCATCCGGCGCGTCAAGGCTGTCAACCGGGCGACTGAAATCATCGTGGTCGACGACGGCTCCCGGGATGGCACACGTGACATCCTCAAGACGTTTGAAAACGACCCTATTGTACGGGTGATCCTGCACTCTCACAACCAGGGCAAAGGCGCAGCCGTGCGGACAGGCTTTGCCGCGGCAACGGGCGACATTGTACTCATCCAGGATGCCGACCTGGAATATGATCCCCGCGACTACCCATCGCTGCTCAGACCCATCGAAGAAGGTATCGCCAAAGTTGTCTACGGTTCGCGTTTCCGCGGCGGGCCGACCAAAGCCATGTTCTTCTGGAATATGGTCGCCAACCGTATGCTCACGCTGCTGACCAACATCCTTTACAATACCATCCTGACGGATATGGAGACCTGTTACAAGGTCTTCCGGCGGGAGATCGTCCAGCAGATCCCGCTGCATGCGCGCGGCTTCGAATTTGAGCCAGAAATCACGGCCAAGGTCCTCAAACGCGGCCACCGCATCTACGAAGTGCCCATTAGCTACAATGGCCGCGAATGGGAAGAGGGCAAGAAGATCAGGTGGCACGATGCGCCGCGGGCGGCGTGGACGTTGCTGCGCTATCGCTTTGTAGACTGA
- a CDS encoding sodium-translocating pyrophosphatase: protein MILIVLATAFIALAYAYWLARQTFAADKGSQAMQRIWGYIRDGANAYLRTQIRTIVPLIVILAVAMFFSVALVKPTGEANELFCPALVEEAFAQDISANTSLSAEEVVALLAEPHATAKQVATEAGYSTFNPERVAGAVDCQSAVWGVAIGRALAFAMGASFSAAVGFIGMNMAVQGNVRVAAAANRSFKEALKIAYRSGTITGMLTDGLGLFGGTLIFIIFGKAAPDVLLGFGFGGTLLALFMRVGGGIYTKAADVGADLVGKVEAGMEEDDPRNAAVVADLVGDNVGDCAGMAADIFESYEVTIVSSLILGLALTAMTGELFWIVLPLLVRGIGVISSIVGTYAVALWRVDDAEEAMYKSYEISSAITIFSTFTLSVLYAGSRAPSGDTLAHLSLGSLVAVGVALAVIFNPLTSLATSAKSKRVQKIAKATAFGPALVILEGMSLGYMSSVWSVIVIVAALSASILVYSVNFPSNLYLPVFLIGVALSVVEIVRGFRRNDVVSGIFHALWIMVAALFLISMRVPVDPGTGMPVSSGQLFTYILFGVSLIGVGMLSHTGNNVSMDTFGPISDNANGIGELSGEDFTPESRQIMADLDAAGNTTKAITKGVAIGSAVIAAVSLFGSFFTDIERVLPPDRVFERVINLADPTVFVGLLIGGAMPLLFGSLLIKAVNRAAGYIMDEVRRQLRIPEIMSGKRTPDYSQAVTISTRAAQKELIPLGVIAIAAPIVVGLLLKEQGLGGFLAGVILSGQLQAVFMANSGGAWDNAKKYIEDGNFGGKGTDNHKASVVGDTVGDPLKDTAGPALNPMIKVMNLVALIMAPLVVQSSGGGSGLTVGVAVVVGVTLILWAVRRSDREEGGVSSEALSPETIAAK, encoded by the coding sequence ATGATCTTGATCGTGCTTGCGACAGCATTCATCGCCCTGGCCTACGCCTACTGGCTGGCGCGGCAAACTTTCGCTGCCGACAAAGGCAGCCAGGCGATGCAGCGCATCTGGGGGTACATCCGCGATGGCGCTAACGCCTATCTGCGGACCCAGATTCGCACCATTGTCCCGCTGATTGTCATCCTTGCAGTGGCAATGTTCTTTAGCGTGGCGTTGGTCAAGCCAACCGGTGAAGCTAATGAACTGTTCTGCCCGGCCCTTGTGGAAGAGGCCTTCGCCCAGGATATCTCCGCAAACACCAGTCTCAGCGCGGAAGAGGTTGTGGCGTTGCTGGCCGAGCCACACGCGACAGCCAAGCAGGTGGCTACAGAGGCGGGGTATAGCACGTTCAATCCGGAGCGGGTGGCCGGTGCGGTGGATTGCCAGAGCGCTGTGTGGGGAGTGGCCATTGGCCGTGCCCTGGCCTTTGCGATGGGCGCCAGCTTCTCTGCGGCGGTGGGCTTCATCGGCATGAACATGGCTGTTCAGGGCAATGTGCGCGTGGCCGCGGCTGCTAACCGCAGCTTCAAAGAAGCGTTGAAGATCGCCTATCGTTCAGGGACAATCACGGGCATGCTGACCGATGGCCTGGGGCTGTTTGGCGGCACGCTGATCTTCATCATCTTTGGCAAGGCAGCGCCTGACGTTCTGCTTGGCTTTGGCTTTGGTGGCACGCTGCTGGCGTTGTTCATGCGCGTTGGCGGCGGTATTTATACCAAGGCGGCTGATGTTGGCGCGGACCTGGTGGGCAAGGTCGAAGCGGGCATGGAGGAAGACGATCCTCGCAATGCTGCCGTGGTGGCTGACCTGGTCGGTGATAACGTCGGTGACTGCGCCGGTATGGCCGCGGACATCTTCGAGTCCTACGAAGTGACCATTGTGTCCAGCCTGATCCTGGGTCTGGCCCTGACCGCCATGACCGGCGAGTTGTTCTGGATCGTGCTGCCACTGCTGGTTCGCGGCATTGGCGTGATCAGCTCGATCGTGGGGACGTACGCGGTAGCGCTGTGGCGCGTAGACGACGCCGAAGAGGCGATGTATAAGAGCTACGAGATCTCCAGCGCGATCACGATCTTCTCTACGTTCACGCTGTCTGTGCTCTATGCTGGCTCGCGTGCACCTAGTGGAGACACCCTCGCTCACCTGTCGCTCGGTTCGCTGGTGGCGGTAGGGGTAGCGCTGGCTGTGATCTTTAACCCGCTGACCTCGCTGGCAACCAGCGCCAAGAGCAAGCGCGTGCAGAAGATCGCCAAAGCTACGGCCTTTGGCCCTGCGCTGGTGATCCTGGAGGGCATGTCCCTGGGGTACATGTCCAGTGTCTGGTCGGTCATTGTGATCGTCGCCGCGCTGAGCGCATCCATCCTGGTTTATAGCGTCAACTTCCCCAGCAACCTGTACCTGCCGGTGTTCCTGATCGGTGTGGCGCTCTCCGTCGTAGAGATTGTGCGTGGCTTCCGGCGCAATGATGTGGTTTCCGGTATCTTCCACGCGCTGTGGATCATGGTGGCGGCGCTCTTCCTGATCAGCATGCGCGTGCCAGTGGATCCGGGCACTGGTATGCCGGTGTCTTCAGGCCAGTTGTTCACGTACATCCTGTTCGGGGTGTCGTTGATCGGTGTGGGGATGCTGTCGCATACCGGCAACAATGTGAGTATGGATACATTCGGGCCAATCTCGGATAACGCCAACGGTATCGGCGAGCTTTCCGGTGAGGACTTCACGCCGGAATCACGGCAGATCATGGCCGACCTTGACGCTGCCGGGAATACCACCAAGGCCATTACCAAGGGTGTGGCCATTGGCTCGGCAGTGATCGCGGCGGTCTCCCTGTTCGGGTCATTCTTCACGGATATCGAGCGCGTGCTACCGCCGGACCGTGTGTTCGAGCGCGTCATCAATCTGGCCGATCCAACCGTGTTTGTAGGGCTGTTGATCGGCGGGGCGATGCCGTTGCTGTTTGGCAGCCTGCTGATCAAGGCTGTGAATCGCGCTGCTGGCTACATCATGGACGAAGTGCGCCGTCAGTTGCGCATCCCGGAGATCATGAGCGGCAAGCGCACGCCGGACTACTCCCAGGCGGTGACGATCTCGACGCGGGCAGCGCAGAAAGAACTGATTCCGCTGGGTGTGATTGCAATTGCGGCTCCAATTGTCGTTGGCTTGCTCCTCAAGGAGCAAGGGCTGGGTGGCTTCCTGGCAGGCGTGATCCTCTCCGGGCAGTTGCAGGCTGTGTTCATGGCGAACTCCGGTGGAGCCTGGGATAACGCCAAGAAGTACATCGAAGACGGTAACTTCGGCGGTAAGGGCACTGATAACCACAAGGCCAGTGTTGTTGGCGATACCGTCGGTGATCCACTCAAGGATACAGCTGGCCCGGCGCTCAACCCGATGATCAAGGTGATGAACCTGGTCGCGCTGATCATGGCTCCGCTGGTGGTGCAGTCCAGTGGCGGCGGCAGCGGCCTGACCGTTGGCGTTGCTGTGGTGGTGGGCGTTACCCTGATCCTGTGGGCGGTCCGCCGCAGTGACCGGGAAGAAGGTGGTGTGAGTTCTGAGGCGCTATCCCCGGAAACGATTGCCGCGAAGTAA
- a CDS encoding metal-sensitive transcriptional regulator: MDDRVRADAIQRLKSTAGHVNGIIRMLEEDRYCVDVIKQIQAVQAALNRVNESLLDSHLRTCVTTAIQGDDPAERERVLSEITEVFRHTNKSSS; encoded by the coding sequence ATGGATGACAGGGTACGCGCTGATGCCATTCAGCGGCTCAAGAGCACTGCTGGCCACGTCAACGGCATCATCCGCATGCTGGAAGAGGATCGCTACTGCGTGGATGTGATCAAACAGATCCAGGCGGTACAGGCAGCCCTGAATCGGGTCAACGAATCGCTTCTGGATAGCCATCTGCGCACCTGTGTGACGACGGCAATTCAGGGCGATGATCCTGCCGAGCGTGAGCGTGTCCTCAGTGAGATCACTGAAGTATTCCGCCACACCAACAAATCGTCCTCCTGA
- a CDS encoding heavy-metal-associated domain-containing protein: protein MQSKTFSVPNISCGHCVMTIKNEVSELAGVSRVEADQRTKMVSIEWDAPATWEQIKARLIEINYPPAEAN from the coding sequence ATGCAGAGCAAAACCTTCTCCGTCCCGAACATTTCATGCGGGCATTGCGTGATGACCATCAAGAACGAAGTCAGCGAACTGGCCGGTGTTAGCCGGGTGGAAGCTGACCAGCGGACGAAGATGGTCAGCATTGAATGGGACGCACCGGCGACCTGGGAGCAGATCAAGGCGCGGCTGATTGAGATCAATTACCCGCCCGCCGAAGCCAACTAA
- a CDS encoding copper-translocating P-type ATPase, with amino-acid sequence MGDKTLTLPVTGMTCANCVTTVERSVGKLEGVKEVTANFATDRVTLVYDDSLVKPEAVIERIRKAGYDVPQETIELPITGMTCANCALTVGRALRKVEGVLEADVNFASERALVKVAAGVSREALVAAVEKAGYGVVLAAEEDTLEDAEQAAREAEIRHQERRLLVGAIFTLPLFVLSMGRDLGIFGHWAHADWVNYLFWALATPVQFYVGRDYYVGAYKALRNGAANMDVLVALGSSVAYLYGIPITLGLLDGHVYFETAAAIITLIVAGKLLEVRAKGRTSAAIKKLMGLRAKTARVIREGVEVDIPVAQVRVGDEVIVRPGEKIPVDGIVLEGHSAVDESMITGESLPVDKRPGMEVIGATINKQGLLRFRASRVGRETALAQIIRLVEQAQGSKAPIQKIADQVAAVFVPVVVVIAVAVFFIWLAATGDFTVALVRLIAVLVIACPCAMGLATPTAIMVGMGKGAEAGILFKNSEALERAHRLTAVVLDKTGTLTRGEPGVTDIVLPEQAALSEAELLALAASAERGSEHPLGQAIVGAARARELTLADPQDFEAVTGQGVRARVDGRQVLVGNLALMQANSVRLDGLEVTAERLQGEAKTAMWLAVDGQARGLIAVADTIKETSAAAVQRMHALGLTVVMMTGDNRATAEAIARTLGIDRVFAEVKPGDKAAYVRKLQEEGYFVGMVGDGINDAPALAQADVGIAIGTGTDVAMEAADVTLMSGDLLGVARAIDLSKATMRTIKQNLFWAFGYNTVLIPVAAGILAPFSWAPPLLQQLHPILAALAMAFSSVSVVTNSLRLRGKRLV; translated from the coding sequence ATGGGCGATAAAACGTTGACCTTGCCGGTTACCGGGATGACCTGCGCCAATTGTGTGACTACTGTTGAGCGCAGTGTAGGGAAGCTGGAGGGGGTCAAGGAAGTCACCGCCAATTTTGCCACTGATCGGGTGACGCTGGTCTATGACGACAGCCTGGTCAAACCGGAGGCTGTGATCGAACGCATCCGCAAGGCTGGTTACGATGTCCCTCAGGAGACGATCGAGCTGCCGATTACCGGCATGACCTGCGCGAATTGTGCTCTGACGGTTGGCCGCGCCCTGAGGAAAGTGGAAGGTGTCCTTGAGGCGGATGTGAATTTTGCCAGTGAACGGGCACTGGTGAAGGTTGCTGCCGGTGTGTCGCGGGAAGCGCTGGTGGCGGCGGTTGAAAAGGCGGGCTATGGCGTGGTGCTGGCTGCTGAGGAAGATACGCTGGAAGATGCGGAGCAGGCTGCGCGGGAAGCGGAAATACGCCATCAGGAACGTCGTTTGCTTGTCGGGGCGATCTTCACCCTGCCGCTCTTTGTACTGAGCATGGGGCGTGACCTGGGCATTTTCGGCCACTGGGCGCATGCTGACTGGGTGAACTACCTGTTCTGGGCACTGGCTACACCGGTGCAGTTCTATGTTGGCCGGGACTACTATGTAGGCGCTTACAAAGCGCTGCGCAACGGCGCGGCCAACATGGATGTGCTGGTGGCACTGGGTTCCAGCGTGGCTTACCTGTACGGAATCCCGATCACGCTCGGTCTCCTGGATGGTCATGTCTACTTTGAGACAGCTGCGGCGATCATCACGCTGATTGTCGCCGGGAAGCTGCTGGAAGTGCGAGCTAAGGGACGTACCAGTGCCGCGATCAAGAAATTGATGGGTCTGCGCGCCAAGACGGCACGGGTTATCCGCGAAGGGGTAGAGGTCGATATCCCGGTCGCGCAGGTGCGTGTCGGGGATGAGGTGATTGTGCGCCCCGGCGAGAAAATCCCGGTTGATGGTATTGTGCTGGAGGGGCACAGTGCTGTCGACGAAAGCATGATCACCGGCGAAAGCCTGCCGGTAGATAAGCGGCCGGGGATGGAGGTCATCGGCGCGACGATCAACAAGCAGGGTCTCCTGCGGTTTAGGGCTTCCCGCGTGGGGCGCGAGACGGCCCTGGCTCAGATCATCCGTCTGGTGGAACAGGCGCAGGGTAGCAAGGCGCCCATCCAGAAAATCGCCGATCAGGTGGCAGCGGTGTTTGTGCCGGTGGTGGTGGTCATTGCGGTTGCTGTGTTCTTCATCTGGCTGGCCGCGACGGGGGACTTCACTGTAGCGCTGGTGCGGTTGATTGCGGTGCTGGTAATCGCCTGTCCCTGCGCCATGGGGCTGGCTACGCCGACGGCGATCATGGTGGGTATGGGCAAAGGGGCCGAGGCTGGCATTCTGTTCAAGAACAGCGAGGCGCTGGAACGCGCGCACAGGCTGACGGCCGTTGTCCTGGACAAGACGGGCACCCTAACACGCGGTGAGCCGGGCGTCACAGACATCGTCCTCCCTGAGCAAGCCGCCCTGAGTGAGGCGGAATTGCTCGCCCTGGCGGCCAGCGCCGAGCGCGGCAGCGAACATCCGCTGGGGCAGGCCATCGTTGGTGCCGCCCGCGCCAGAGAGTTGACTTTGGCTGATCCGCAGGATTTCGAGGCGGTGACCGGCCAGGGCGTCCGCGCTCGGGTAGACGGGCGACAGGTACTGGTGGGCAATCTGGCGCTGATGCAGGCCAACAGCGTACGCCTGGATGGGTTGGAGGTCACCGCTGAACGGTTGCAGGGTGAGGCCAAGACGGCGATGTGGCTGGCGGTTGATGGGCAGGCGCGCGGGCTGATTGCCGTAGCAGATACCATCAAAGAGACCTCTGCCGCCGCGGTGCAGCGTATGCATGCGCTGGGCCTGACAGTGGTGATGATGACCGGGGACAACCGGGCAACGGCTGAGGCTATTGCCCGAACACTGGGCATTGACCGTGTTTTTGCCGAGGTCAAGCCTGGCGACAAGGCGGCCTATGTACGCAAGCTCCAGGAAGAGGGCTACTTCGTGGGTATGGTGGGCGATGGCATCAACGATGCTCCGGCGCTGGCTCAGGCCGATGTCGGTATCGCCATTGGCACCGGCACCGACGTGGCCATGGAAGCCGCCGATGTGACGTTGATGAGCGGCGATTTGCTCGGTGTGGCCCGGGCCATTGACCTGAGCAAAGCCACCATGCGCACGATCAAGCAGAATCTGTTCTGGGCATTTGGCTACAACACGGTGTTGATCCCGGTAGCGGCGGGAATCCTGGCGCCGTTTAGCTGGGCACCGCCTTTGCTGCAGCAGCTCCATCCGATTCTGGCAGCGCTGGCGATGGCTTTCAGCAGCGTGTCGGTGGTCACGAACAGCCTGCGGCTGCGCGGTAAGCGACTGGTCTGA
- the greA gene encoding transcription elongation factor GreA yields MTEQPTYLTAAGLKELEERLEYLRTVRRAEVAERLRLAMEEGGELVENAEYEDAKNEQAFVEGEIMRLERILSNVEVIESDGRKDIVGLGDRVTVQEIGAAKPEVYYMVGAAEANPLEGRISYKSPLGQALMGKKVGEKVTVKAPDGEIVFEIKAIE; encoded by the coding sequence ATGACAGAACAACCAACCTATCTGACAGCGGCTGGTCTTAAGGAACTGGAAGAAAGACTGGAATATCTGCGGACGGTGCGTCGGGCGGAAGTGGCGGAACGGTTGCGCCTGGCGATGGAAGAGGGTGGCGAACTGGTTGAAAACGCCGAGTACGAGGATGCCAAAAACGAGCAGGCCTTTGTAGAAGGCGAGATCATGCGTCTGGAGCGCATCCTCAGCAATGTCGAAGTCATCGAGTCCGATGGCCGCAAAGACATTGTCGGCCTGGGGGATCGGGTTACCGTCCAGGAGATTGGTGCCGCCAAGCCAGAAGTCTATTACATGGTTGGCGCAGCGGAGGCTAACCCGTTGGAAGGGCGCATTTCCTACAAGAGTCCGCTCGGCCAGGCGCTGATGGGCAAAAAGGTTGGCGAGAAGGTGACTGTCAAAGCTCCTGATGGGGAGATCGTGTTTGAGATCAAGGCCATCGAATAG